From a single Glycine soja cultivar W05 chromosome 19, ASM419377v2, whole genome shotgun sequence genomic region:
- the LOC114399573 gene encoding zinc finger protein GIS-like has product MDNTTERETHDFMNVHSFSQLPFLRPAPPSKDKAIRLFGHEFIDAPTSNTFMISNNNVSPSQHNNTNKDVNNNNVENNGAESSRRFECHYCCRNFPTSQALGGHQNAHKRERQHAKRHLQSTLISDANAYSFMNYRFGSTAMSNYSYSSSYPTWNSSNSSSAMIGRFYGNSYSHQQLQPINGSPLGSWRIPTAATTAHAQSNPIFNRECSLHPLPLFSGEEMVNARMGFSGSQNRFGNYDPKSSVNDHLSLDLHL; this is encoded by the coding sequence ATGGACAACACTACTGAGAGAGAGACCCACGACTTCATGAACGTCCATTCTTTCTCTCAGCTCCCCTTCCTCCGCCCCGCACCACCCTCCAAAGACAAAGCCATTCGCCTCTTCGGCCATGAATTTATCGACGCGCCCACCTCCAACACGTTTATGATCTCCAACAACAACGTTAGCCCTTCCCAACATAATAATACCAACAAAGacgtcaacaacaacaacgtagAAAACAACGGCGCCGAGAGCAGCCGCAGATTCGAGTGCCATTATTGTTGCAGAAACTTCCCCACTTCCCAAGCCTTAGGCGGCCACCAAAACGCGCACAAACGAGAGCGCCAGCACGCGAAACGACACCTTCAAAGTACCCTGATCTCCGATGCAAACGCGTATAGCTTCATGAACTACAGGTTCGGTTCAACGGCGATGTCTAATTACTCTTACTCTTCTTCTTATCCAACGTGGAATAGTTCCAACTCTTCAAGCGCTATGATTGGAAGGTTCTACGGAAACTCCTATTCTCATCAGCAACTTCAACCTATAAATGGAAGCCCTTTGGGTTCGTGGCGAATCCCCACCGCCGCCACAACTGCTCATGCGCAAAGTAACCCTATTTTCAACCGTGAATGCTCGTTGCATCCTTTGCCTTTGTTTTCAGGTGAGGAAATGGTGAACGCGAGGATGGGGTTCTCCGGTTCGCAGAACCGGTTTGGTAATTATGACCCCAAGTCCAGCGTAAACGACCATCTGAGTTTGGATCTTCATCTGTAA